From Faecalicatena sp. Marseille-Q4148:
AAAGCTGGCTTCTCTCTGCTCAATTGCTTCTGAACGCTTATCAAGAGCTTCTTCTTTGGAAAGGACTCTCTTCTCGTAACGCTGCAGTTCTGCTCTGCGTTCCTTCGATTCTTTCTCAAGTTCATTCTTTGTACGAATGGACTCTTCTTTCACTTCCAAAAGTGCTTCTTTTTTCTTCGTTTCAGCCGTTTTTAATGCATCATCTATAATCTCGCGCGCCTTACTATCCGCATTCCCGATCTTACTGTCTGCATCTTTCCGCAGATTATTGACCGTGATCATGTGAGTAAGCCCTGCTGTTACTACTGATACAACTACAGCAACAATTATATAACCTAGCACAGGAGCACCTCCTTATTTAGTTTTCATTGTACAAATACAACAGTTAAATTTTATACTGTTTTGTTAAATATGTCAAGCATTCAATCAGAAACTTCCTTCATCCCCACAAGAAATCTCCATTGCACGACGAATTTCTTCATAACCAAATCCTTTTCGCGCCAGATAGCCATAAAGCTTTTGCTTCTGATTCTCATCCATATCAGGCCGATACCCCTTTTTAGAAAGGAGTGTGCAAATTGCTTCCAGCGCATCTTCCTGGTCATAACAGGACTCAAACGCCTCATCAATTTGTTCTCCCGGAATCCCTTTCTGCAGAAGGGCAGCATAGATTTCTCTTCGGCTCTTCTTCTCCTTCCGGTTCAGTACATACATCTGCACATACCTTTCATCATTGATATATCCAAAGCGTTTCACATATGCAACAGCTTCTTCTATCAAATCTTCCGGATAATGACTCTGTCGAAGTTTATTTCGCAGATCTGCCTCTGTTCGATCCGATACATTTAAAAGATGAAGCGCCCGCAGTTTTATACGTTTTAAAATAACTTCCTGACGAATCATCTCATAAATTGTTTCACTGATCTGTGCACCCTCAGCAATCTGATAGCGAGACAGTTCGCCTTTGTATAATTCAAAGGCGAACTGTTCATCTAAAAACACTTTATACTTTGTCTTCGTCACGGCTTCTACCCGCGTTACCTTCATACTACTCTTCTTCTGCCTCCACTTCCGGCTTCGGCACCTGTACAGCAGATTCCTCTGCCGGTGCGAGACCGTAATGCTCTCTTACTTTCGTCTCCAGTTCTGTCATAATATCCGGATGTTCTGATAAATATTGCTTTGCATTCTCACGTCCTTGGCCAATCTTATTTCCGTTATAAGCATACCATGCGCCACTCTTGTTCACAAGATCAATGCTTGTTGCCAGATCCAGAATATCTCCTTCTTTGGAAATACCTTTTCCAAACATAATATCAAATTCCGCTTCCTTAAATGGCGGTGCAATCTTATTCTTAACTACCTTAATTCTTGTACGGTTTCCTACCATCTCACCGCTTTGTTTTAATGTTTCGATTCTTCTGACATCCATACGGATAGAAGCATAAAACTTTAAGGCGCGTCCTCCTGTCGTTGTCTCCGGATTGCCGAACATCACGCCAACTTTCTCTCTCAGCTGATTGATAAAGATTACCACACAGTTCGACTTGCTAATAACCGGAGTCAGCTTTCTGAGCGCCTGAGACATCAGACGTGCCTGCAATCCTACATGGCTGTCTCCCATATCTCCTTCAATCTCCTGTCGCGGTACAAGCGCTGCCACAGAGTCGATTACAATAATGTCCATTGCACCGGAACGAACCATCGTCTCTGCAATCTCTAATGCCTGATCTCCACTGTCTGGCTGTGAAATATAAAGTTCATCAATATCTACGCCAATATTCTTAGCATATGCCGGATCAAGCGCATGCTCTGCATCAATGAATCCGGCAATTCCACCGCGTTTTTGTACTTCGGAGATCATATGCAGCGCTACTGTTGTCTTACCACTTGACTCCGGTCCGTAAATCTCAATAACACGTCCCTTTGGAACGCCTCCCAGACCAAGCGCAATATCAAGACTCAAAGAGCCTGTCGGAACAGTCTCCACCGCCACATTGGCACTGGCATCTCCAAGCTTCATTACTGTTCCCTTCCCAAAATCTTTCTCCAATTTTGAAATCGCTGCATCTAGTGCTTTCTTTCTATCTTCAATATTATTTGCCATTCTACATACTCCTTTTAAATACGAACTTATGTTCG
This genomic window contains:
- a CDS encoding regulatory protein RecX encodes the protein MKVTRVEAVTKTKYKVFLDEQFAFELYKGELSRYQIAEGAQISETIYEMIRQEVILKRIKLRALHLLNVSDRTEADLRNKLRQSHYPEDLIEEAVAYVKRFGYINDERYVQMYVLNRKEKKSRREIYAALLQKGIPGEQIDEAFESCYDQEDALEAICTLLSKKGYRPDMDENQKQKLYGYLARKGFGYEEIRRAMEISCGDEGSF
- the recA gene encoding recombinase RecA, which gives rise to MANNIEDRKKALDAAISKLEKDFGKGTVMKLGDASANVAVETVPTGSLSLDIALGLGGVPKGRVIEIYGPESSGKTTVALHMISEVQKRGGIAGFIDAEHALDPAYAKNIGVDIDELYISQPDSGDQALEIAETMVRSGAMDIIVIDSVAALVPRQEIEGDMGDSHVGLQARLMSQALRKLTPVISKSNCVVIFINQLREKVGVMFGNPETTTGGRALKFYASIRMDVRRIETLKQSGEMVGNRTRIKVVKNKIAPPFKEAEFDIMFGKGISKEGDILDLATSIDLVNKSGAWYAYNGNKIGQGRENAKQYLSEHPDIMTELETKVREHYGLAPAEESAVQVPKPEVEAEEE